From Mya arenaria isolate MELC-2E11 chromosome 1, ASM2691426v1, a single genomic window includes:
- the LOC128233290 gene encoding interferon-induced protein 44-like — MCTILTESDFDQVESWIGTGPKTFNLLYSITRDGCDTSVFHQKCDNQGPTLTVLYNKEGSVYGGYTGLSLESGAGNRNDNSAFLYQLYYSGLNTPKKYSVKIGQAAICSAPHLGPLFGSNTAYDVLTFHSIVQKSSSGEYNLNGDMQTYFGRNYDTAGISSKEFNNGHIRVTELEVYAVKDVKRKTPALPTPWRKTAEFGTKMLGCLKEEVKGIQPPEGLDVPHFNILLLGPLGSGKSSFCNLVASVFRGRISHRARVGGNAQTSTTTQLTPYTFGDTVSLQLYDTRGVAETDTLDLLQCNFILDGHVPDFYEMSPTHLLKCDDAEFRHQAALKNKIHCAVFVLDGLIVGDMSKSMLQKLLSYRDLLNRKGIPQAALITKIDKLCEQSAENISNTFLSPAVKDLVYNVADLLNLPRNSILPVKNYEEEMESDENINILALLAVRQILFFAEDYLENMKDKQSRSRGNANSGQAHSDVRGSDTA; from the exons atgtgTACGATTTTAACGGAAAGTGACTTTGATCAAGTTGAATCCTGGATCGGAACTGGAccaaaaacattcaatctgcTGTACAGCATAACAAGGGATGGCTGTGACACGAGTGTGTTTCATCAGAAATGTGACAACCAGGGACCAACACTAACAGTCTTGTACAACAAGGAGGGTTCCGTGTATGGAGGATACACGGGGTTGAGCTTGGAATCGGGTGCTGGAAACAGAAATGACAACTCGGCATTTTTATACCAGTTGTATTATTCTGGCCTGAACACGCCTAAGAAATATTCAGTTAAAATCGGACAAGCAGCCATTTGTTCAGCACCACACTTGGGTCCGTTATTTGGAAGTAATACTGCGTATGACGTATTAACATTTCATAGTATCGTTCAAAAGTCTTCTTCGGGAGAATACAATCTGAATGGTGACATGCAAACATACTTCGGTAGAAATTACGACACTGCGGGAATATCATCCAAGGAATTCAACAACGGACACATTAGAGTGACAGAGCTGGAGGTTTATGCCGTCAAAG aTGTCAAAAGAAAAACGCCGGCCTTACCAACTCCATGGCGGAAAACTGCTGAATTTGGGACAAAG ATGTTGGGGTGCTTGAAAGAAGAAGTCAAAGGCATTCAACCGCCAGAAGGACTTGACGTGCCACATTTCAACATTCTATTGTTGGGGCCTTTAGGCTCGGGTAAATCGAGCTTCTGCAATTTGGTGGCTTCTGTGTTTCGAGGGAGAATATCTCACCGCGCAAGAGTAGGTGGTAACGCGCAAACCAGCACAACAACCCAG CTTACGCCTTACACGTTTGGGGATACAGTCAGCCTTCAGCTCTACGATACGAGAGGCGTAGCGGAGACGGACACATTGGACCTTCTGCAATGCAATTTCATTCTTGACGGTCACGTTCCGGATTTTTATGAG ATGTCACCAACACATCTCTTAAAATGTGACGACGCCGAATTTCGTCATCAAGCCgcgttaaaaaacaaaatccaCTGCGCTGTGTTTGTACTGGATGGTTTGATTGTTGGCGATATGTCCAAGTCAATGCTGCAAAAACTACTGTCCTATCGGGATCTATTGAACAGAAAGG GAATACCACAAGCGGCGTTGATCACAAAAATTGACAAACTCTGCGAGCAGTCGGCTGAGAATATTAGTAACACTTTCCTTAGCCCAGCAGTCAaagaccttgtttacaatgttgCGGACCTACTGAACCTTCCACGGAACAGCATTCTGCCTGTTAAAAACTACGAGGAGGAAATGGAAAGCGACGAGAACATCAACATCCTTGCTCTGCTTGCTGTCAGACAGATCCTTTTCTTTGCAGAGGATTATTTGGAAAACATGAAAGATAAGCAAAGTAGAAGTAGGGGAAATGCAAATAGCGGTCAGGCTCATAGTGATGTGCGCGGATCAGACACTgcctaa
- the LOC128226930 gene encoding complement C1q-like protein 3, translating into MAQNEATQALMNHAMVEITKVQQLQMATITTKLMCTQQLFLIRPYMAMTIHGVIHLVTTDQRAVDKVLVNNGTGYSPNTGVFTCPEGGTYMFTFVIGQRDANHYMWAELGLNSANVIDAAVDTYHQYQDIQGRNTVILKLKQGDEVWVDATHSGSHVEGSTTLRLSSFTGLYLYSK; encoded by the exons ATGGCACAAAACGAAGCCACACAGGCTCTAATGAATCACGCGATGGTCGAAATCACCAAAGTCCAGCAACTTCAGATGGCCACCATCACCACGAAACTCATGTGCACACAACAACTCTTCCTTATTCGCCCGTACATGGCAATGACAATTCATGGAGTAATACACCTCGTCACAACCGATCAACGCGCCGTAGACAAG GTTCTTGTCAACAACGGTACAGGTTATAGTCCCAACACCGGTGTATTCACCTGCCCGGAAGGCGGAACCTACATGTTCACGTTTGTCATTGGCCAGCGAGACGCCAATCACTACATGTGGGCGGAGCTTGGTCTTAACAGCGCGAACGTGATTGACGCAGCAGTCGATACATACCACCAATACCAAGACATTCAGGGCAGGAACACCGTCATCTTGAAACTGAAGCAGGGGGACGAGGTGTGGGTGGATGCAACACATTCTGGGAGCCACGTCGAGGGCAGTACAACTCTGAGACTTTCCAGTTTCACTGGactttatttgtattcaaaataa
- the LOC128226913 gene encoding interferon-induced protein 44-like produces MGKDLTEKDFDQVEFWIGTGPKTFNLLYSITRDGCDASVFHQKCDNQGPTLTVLYNKEGSVYGGYTSVSWESPVSFVNKCDGSAFLFQLYFSGIETPKKFSAKTGQQTISANTGYGPIFGSSSYCDLYTFNGAVHKSSSGEYNLNGHMQNFGTLYESKETSSNDINNGHLRMTELKVYVIKNGQRKTQVLPTPWRKTAEWSPKLLESLKEEVKSIQPLEEIDVPHFNILIIGPSDSGKSSFCNLVASVFRGRISQRARVGRNSQTSTTTMFTPYTVGGKACLKLYDTRGIAETDTLDLLQCNFILDGHVPDFYEMTPTSLISFDDSDFQHKPSLSDKMHCAVFVLNGSTVGDISTPMLHKLMSYQNLLNKKGIPQVVLVTKSDKLCEKNG; encoded by the exons ATGGGTAAAGATTTAACAGAAAAGGACTTTGATCAAGTTGAATTCTGGATCGGAACTGGAcccaaaacattcaatctgttgTACAGCATAACAAGGGATGGCTGTGACGCGAGTGTGTTTCATCAAAAATGTGACAACCAAGGACCAACACTAACAGTCTTGTACAACAAGGAGGGTTCCGTGTATGGAGGATACACAAGTGTTAGTTGGGAGTCACCAGTGAGTTTCGTTAACAAATGTGACGGTTCGGCATTTCTCTTCCAACTGTATTTTTCTGGCATTGAGACGCCCAAGAAATTTTCAGCAAAGACCGGTCAACAAACAATTAGTGCAAATACCGGTTATGGACCAATATTTGGAAGCAGTTCATATTGCGACCTATATACATTTAATGGTGCCGTACACAAGTCTTCTTCGGGAGAATACAACCTTAATGGACACATGCAAAATTTTGGTACATTGTACGAATCTAAGGAAACATCGTCCAATGATATCAACAACGGACACCTGAGAATGACAGAGTTGAAGGTTTACGTCATCAAAA ATGGTCAAAGAAAAACGCAAGTTTTACCGACTCCTTGGAGAAAGACAGCAGAATGGTCCCCTAAG TTGCTAGAGAGCTTGAAAGAAGAAGTGAAAAGCATCCAGCCCCTTGAAGAAATTGATGTCCCGCATTTCAACATTCTCATCATAGGGCCTTCAGACTCGGGTAAATCGAGCTTCTGCAATTTGGTAGCCTCTGTGTTTCGCGGAAGAATTTCCCAACGGGCTAGAGTTGGTAGAAACTCGCAAACAAGTACAACGACAATG TTTACGCCATACACGGTTGGTGGCAAAGCCTGCCTCAAGCTCTACGATACAAGAGGCATAGCGGAGACGGACACATTGGACCTTCTGCAATGCAATTTCATACTTGACGGTCATGTTCCAGATTTTTACGAG ATGACGCCAACGAGTCTGATATCATTTGACGATTCAGATTTTCAACATAAGCCATCATTGAGTGACAAAATGCACTGTGCTGTATTCGTTTTGAACGGATCGACTGTAGGCGACATTTCAACGCCTATGTTGCACAAATTGATGTCATATCAAAATCTGTTGAACAAAAAAG GCATACCACAAGTAGTATTGGTTACGAAAAGTGATAAACTCTGCGAAAAAAACGGCTAA
- the LOC128226922 gene encoding complement C1q-like protein 3, which translates to MVELTKVQQLRMATITTKLMCTQQLFLIRPCMTMTIQGVVHLLTTKQPAADKVLANDGTGYSPNTGAFTCPEGGTYMFTFVIGQRDANHYMWAELVLNSANVIDAAVDTYHQYQDLQGGNTIILKLKQGDEVWVDATHNGRHVDGSTTLRLSTFTGLYLYSE; encoded by the exons ATGGTCGAACTCACCAAAGTTCAGCAACTTCGGATGGCCACCATCACCACGAAACTCATGTGCACACAACAACTCTTCCTGATTCGCCCGTGCATGACAATGACAATTCAGGGAGTAGTACACCTCCTCACAACCAAGCAACCAGCCGCCGACAAG GTCCTTGCTAACGACGGTACAGGTTATAGTCCCAACACCGGTGCATTCACTTGCCCGGAAGGTGGTACCTACATGTTCACGTTTGTCATTGGCCAACGAGACGCCAATCACTACATGTGGGCGGAGCTTGTACTCAACAGCGCGAACGTGATTGACGCGGCAGTCGATACATACCACCAATACCAAGACCTTCAGGGCGGGAACACCATCATCTTGAAACTGAAGCAGGGGGACGAGGTGTGGGTAGATGCAACCCATAATGGAAGACACGTCGATGGCAGTACAACCCTAAGACTTTCCACGTTCACTGGACTTTATTTGTATTCAGAATAA
- the LOC128233306 gene encoding interferon-induced protein 44-like, whose protein sequence is MSTNFGTDYKTGGTASNEVNNGHIRVTELKVYAVKDGRRKNPDLPNPWRKTAEWGPELLESLKEEVKGIQPPEELDVPHFNILLIGPLGSGKSSFCNLVSSVFRGRISHRARVGGDSDISTTTMFTPYTFGDKASLQLYDTRGLAETDTLDLTQCNHMLEGNVPDFYEMASTSLISNDDADFQHWPKLSNKTHCVVFVLDGSTVDDISTPMLHKLKTYRNLLNRKEIPQAVLVTKIDKLCDKTDANVSSTFLSQTVKEVVEKVSELFKIPRNNIWPIKNYEEEVESDENINILACLLSDRSCSLQRIIWKI, encoded by the exons ATGAGTACAAACTTCGGTACGGACTACAAAACAGGAGGAACAGCGTCAAATGAAGTAAACAACGGACACATCAGAGTAACGGAGTTGAAGGTTTACGCAGTCAAAG ATGGCCGAAGAAAAAACCCAGATTTGCCGAATCCATGGCGGAAGACTGCAGAATGGGGACCGGAG TTGCTTGAGAGTTTGAAAGAAGAGGTAAAAGGCATCCAACCACCAGAAGAACTTGACGTGCCACATTTCAACATTCTATTGATTGGGCCCTTAGGCTCGGGTAAATCGAGCTTCTGTAATTTGGTGTCATCTGTTTTTCGGGGGAGAATATCACACCGTGCAAGAGTTGGTGGAGACTCGGACATCAGTACAACAACCATG TTTACACCATACACGTTTGGGGACAAAGCCAGTCTTCAGCTCTATGACACGAGAGGCTTAGCGGAGACGGACACATTGGACCTTACGCAATGCAATCACATGTTGGAAGGTAACGTTCCGGACTTTTATGAG ATGGCATCGACGAGCCTGATATCAAATGACGATGCGGATTTTCAGCATTGGCCAAAGTTGAGCAACAAAACGCACTGTGTTGTATTTGTTCTGGACGGTTCGACAGTGGACGACATTTCAACGCCTATGCTGCACAAATTGAAAACGTATCGGAATCTGTTGAACAGAAAAG AGATACCTCAAGCCGTCTTAGTCACAAAGATTGACAAACTCTGCGATAAAACGGATGCTAATGTAAGTAGCACATTCCTCAGCCAAACGGTCAAAGAGGTAGTCGAAAAAGTATCAGAGCTGTTCAAAATACCACGGAACAATATTTGGCCAATTAAAAATTATGAAGAGGAAGTGGAAAGCGATGAGAACATCAACATTCTTGCTTGCTTGCTGTCCGACAGATCCTGTTCTTTGCAGAGGATTATCTGGAAAATATGA